A genomic segment from Vicinamibacterales bacterium encodes:
- a CDS encoding sigma-70 family RNA polymerase sigma factor, whose amino-acid sequence MPAVSAAASPATEDLALLGRIAARDEQALAAFYDRRSATAYGVILRILHDPSDADDVLQETFVRVWSRAETYDPRLGSPAAWLIRIARNRAIDRLRARRVRRDISIEPVVVRDGQETPVAEPEDRVTPEVVAQDAATANTLRAALQGLPAAQRELIEAAFFEGYTHHELASRLGMPLGTVKTRIRTGLMTMRGRLEQVT is encoded by the coding sequence ATGCCGGCCGTGTCGGCCGCGGCGTCTCCCGCCACCGAGGACCTCGCGCTGCTCGGACGCATCGCCGCCCGTGACGAGCAGGCGCTGGCCGCGTTCTACGACCGTCGGAGCGCGACGGCCTACGGTGTGATCCTGCGCATCCTGCACGATCCGTCGGACGCGGACGACGTGCTGCAGGAGACCTTCGTCCGGGTGTGGTCGCGCGCCGAGACCTACGACCCGCGCCTGGGGTCGCCGGCCGCCTGGCTGATTCGCATCGCCAGGAACCGCGCCATCGACCGCCTGCGCGCCAGGCGCGTGCGCCGTGACATCTCCATCGAGCCGGTGGTCGTCCGCGACGGCCAGGAGACGCCCGTCGCGGAACCGGAAGATCGGGTCACGCCGGAGGTGGTCGCGCAGGACGCCGCCACGGCCAACACGCTGCGCGCCGCCCTGCAGGGGCTGCCCGCGGCCCAGCGCGAGCTGATCGAAGCGGCCTTTTTCGAGGGCTACACCCACCACGAGCTGGCCTCCCGCCTCGGCATGCCGCTCGGCACGGTGAAGACGCGCATCCGCACCGGTCTCATGACGATGCGGGGGCGCCTGGAGCAGGTCACATGA